In Chitinophaga sp. HK235, a single window of DNA contains:
- a CDS encoding RNA polymerase sigma-70 factor, whose amino-acid sequence MNIESNSEVNNEQIPSVVQDQHTLEEVSLNIKQDQRQLPAFEGLFKAHYAALCTFAFDFVNRHELAEEIVQDTFLRIWERYDELDIRISAKAYLYRAVQNNCLNYIKQDRIKARYGHELLQQLESRIALMNMPAAPSPAERLEHSELEQMAEKAIGKLPPQCQDIFRLSRFEQLSYPEISRQLGISVNTVKTQMTRALQRLRDELLPLLK is encoded by the coding sequence GTGAACATTGAATCGAACAGTGAGGTGAACAATGAGCAAATACCATCAGTTGTCCAGGACCAGCATACTTTGGAGGAAGTAAGTTTAAATATTAAACAGGATCAACGCCAGCTACCAGCTTTTGAAGGCCTCTTCAAAGCGCATTATGCTGCACTCTGTACTTTCGCCTTTGATTTTGTAAACCGCCATGAACTGGCGGAAGAAATTGTACAGGACACCTTCCTCCGTATCTGGGAACGTTATGATGAACTGGATATACGAATATCTGCAAAAGCCTATCTGTACCGGGCCGTTCAAAACAATTGCCTCAACTATATCAAGCAGGACAGAATCAAAGCACGATATGGCCACGAACTACTGCAACAGCTGGAATCCCGTATCGCCTTAATGAATATGCCCGCTGCACCTTCGCCGGCAGAACGGCTGGAACACTCCGAACTGGAACAGATGGCGGAAAAAGCCATCGGCAAACTGCCACCACAGTGCCAGGACATCTTCCGCCTAAGTCGTTTCGAACAGCTGAGTTATCCCGAAATATCCCGTCAGCTGGGCATCTCCGTGAATACCGTGAAAACACAAATGACCCGCGCCCTGCAGCGTTTGAGGGATGAATTACTGCCGCTGCTAAAATAA
- the fabG gene encoding 3-oxoacyl-[acyl-carrier-protein] reductase, with amino-acid sequence MKLLENKVAIVTGASRGIGEAIALKFAAQGANVAFTYVSSDEKAKILEDKLRALGVQAKAYKSNAGVYEESEVLVSEVLLEFGKIDICVNNAGISKDNLLLRMSPDQWDDVMNINLKSVYNMTKQVIRPMMKAKSGSIINMSSVIGIMGNAGQSSYAASKAGIIGFSKSIAQELGSRNIRCNAVAPGFIETDMTSYLKEGEAATGYIQQIPLARFGTPEDIANVCLFLASDLSSYVTGQTISACGGLCM; translated from the coding sequence ATGAAATTACTGGAGAACAAAGTAGCGATTGTCACTGGCGCGAGCCGCGGTATTGGAGAAGCGATTGCATTGAAGTTTGCAGCACAGGGAGCCAATGTGGCCTTTACCTATGTAAGCTCTGATGAAAAAGCGAAAATCCTGGAAGATAAACTCCGGGCGCTGGGCGTACAGGCAAAAGCTTATAAGTCAAACGCAGGTGTGTACGAAGAAAGTGAAGTGTTGGTATCGGAAGTGCTGTTAGAATTCGGAAAAATTGATATCTGCGTAAACAATGCAGGTATCTCCAAAGATAACCTGCTGCTGAGAATGAGCCCCGATCAGTGGGACGACGTGATGAACATCAACCTGAAGAGCGTGTACAACATGACCAAACAGGTAATCCGTCCTATGATGAAAGCTAAATCCGGTAGCATCATCAACATGAGCTCCGTAATCGGTATCATGGGAAATGCCGGACAAAGCAGCTATGCCGCCTCTAAAGCCGGTATCATCGGTTTCTCCAAATCCATCGCACAGGAACTGGGCAGCCGCAATATCCGTTGCAATGCCGTAGCTCCCGGTTTTATCGAAACAGATATGACCAGCTATCTCAAAGAAGGAGAAGCTGCCACTGGCTATATCCAGCAGATTCCGCTGGCACGCTTTGGTACTCCGGAAGATATCGCCAATGTATGCCTCTTCCTGGCTTCTGACCTCAGCAGCTATGTGACAGGCCAGACAATCAGCGCCTGTGGCGGATTGTGCATGTAA
- a CDS encoding GH3 auxin-responsive promoter family protein gives MKILSPAISQLARLRMGRIVYFMQYPVQVQQQVFQNLISAAQYTEFGKQYGFSKIYKIEEYKQRVPVHTYDTIKPYIQRTMEGQQNVLWNTPIKWFAKSSGTTADKSKFIPVTVESLDECHYRSGRDVISLYYNNFPDSDVFTGKSLVIGGSHQVNKLSEDSDSYFGDLSAVMLQNMPFYGNMIRTPDLEIALMDEWEEKIERMANAVIHENVTSIAGVPTWTIVLIKRIFELTGKDNLADVWPNLELYMHGGVSFTPYRDQFAKLIRNPLMHYQETYNASEGFFAAQDVIGEEGLLLFLNHGIFYEFMPMEELGKEHPRTLQLQEVETGKNYALIISTNGGLWRYLVGDTIQFTSLLPYRIKVSGRTKSFINAFGEEVIVENADSAIAKACEVTGAVVNDYTAAPVYFSDHGNGGHEWAIEFEIAPENPDSFATVMDNTLKSINSDYEAKRYKNIALRPPVVHVLPKGTFCEFLKSKGKLGGQHKVPRLNNDRNYLEEILKFAAENMNT, from the coding sequence ATGAAAATTTTAAGTCCTGCCATATCACAACTCGCACGTCTGCGCATGGGACGCATCGTATACTTCATGCAGTATCCCGTGCAGGTGCAGCAGCAGGTATTCCAAAACCTTATCAGCGCCGCCCAGTATACGGAGTTTGGCAAACAATACGGCTTTTCCAAAATCTATAAAATAGAGGAATATAAACAAAGGGTCCCTGTACATACATATGATACCATCAAACCGTATATACAGCGTACCATGGAAGGACAGCAGAATGTGCTGTGGAACACCCCGATCAAATGGTTTGCAAAATCCAGCGGTACCACCGCCGATAAAAGCAAGTTTATTCCCGTAACAGTGGAAAGCCTGGACGAATGCCATTACCGCTCCGGCCGGGATGTTATTTCCCTGTATTACAATAATTTCCCTGATTCCGACGTATTTACCGGGAAATCACTGGTCATCGGTGGAAGCCACCAGGTAAACAAACTGTCGGAAGACAGCGACTCCTACTTCGGAGACCTGAGCGCCGTAATGCTGCAGAACATGCCGTTCTATGGCAACATGATCCGCACTCCCGACCTGGAAATCGCCCTGATGGACGAATGGGAAGAAAAGATAGAACGTATGGCCAATGCCGTCATCCACGAAAACGTGACCTCCATTGCCGGCGTTCCTACCTGGACCATCGTTCTGATCAAACGGATCTTTGAACTGACCGGGAAAGACAACCTGGCTGATGTATGGCCCAATCTGGAACTGTACATGCACGGTGGCGTGAGCTTTACTCCCTACCGCGACCAGTTTGCCAAACTGATACGCAATCCCCTGATGCACTATCAGGAAACCTATAATGCTTCGGAAGGTTTCTTCGCCGCACAGGATGTAATCGGTGAAGAAGGGTTGCTCCTGTTCCTCAACCATGGCATCTTCTACGAGTTTATGCCAATGGAAGAACTGGGGAAGGAACATCCAAGGACACTCCAGCTCCAGGAAGTGGAAACCGGTAAAAACTATGCACTCATTATCAGCACCAATGGTGGTCTGTGGCGTTATCTGGTAGGAGATACCATTCAGTTTACCTCCCTGCTCCCTTATCGCATTAAGGTGAGTGGCCGGACCAAATCCTTTATCAACGCCTTCGGAGAAGAAGTGATAGTGGAGAATGCTGACAGCGCCATCGCCAAAGCCTGCGAAGTTACCGGCGCCGTGGTAAACGATTATACCGCTGCTCCCGTATATTTCAGCGACCATGGTAACGGCGGACACGAATGGGCAATAGAATTTGAAATAGCACCGGAAAACCCGGACAGCTTTGCTACCGTAATGGACAATACATTAAAATCCATTAACTCGGACTACGAAGCCAAAAGGTATAAAAATATTGCCCTGCGCCCTCCGGTAGTACATGTATTGCCCAAAGGCACTTTCTGTGAATTTCTCAAAAGCAAGGGTAAACTGGGCGGACAGCACAAAGTGCCTCGTCTCAACAATGACCGCAATTATCTCGAAGAAATTCTGAAATTCGCGGCAGAGAATATGAACACTTAA
- a CDS encoding RagB/SusD family nutrient uptake outer membrane protein, protein MKQISKYFAGLSLIALTASCSLNKEPYSAIPDDGILKDETKWPAATAGNYALLKEEDFTRNYFQMGEFPSDDITLSGATTDPLFYSYTYGHITNQGNTRQIWRMGYKAINGCNRLLEVMPEGKSAAIDELIGENLFIRAFVHFGLVRSFGRPYAQSPETNLGVPVITKYDITAMPKRNTVKEVYAQIVADLSRAKKLMNNDNANSYATKNAAMALLARTYLYMGRNDSAAIYADSVITYGKKYQLVSTGELPRYFAKSNENNEETIFAIHHTLQDDRTWSSIGSMYYMSPGGQGYGEIYASDAYRALLDKHPEDVRHAFVQPVYLKDQNGQDSLDANGVKVMAKRNGINKWYILKYSNQDNVPTLSSPVVLRLAEMYLIRAEANAKMGNDAAALSDVNIIRTRAGLSGNALFSSSNMLGYTTVLDVVLDERRLELAFETHRVFDLFRNNKNLFRDYPGVQPDHPQTVKYTDARVVHFIPESEILLDPNLVQNPIQ, encoded by the coding sequence ATGAAGCAGATATCAAAATATTTTGCAGGACTCTCGCTGATAGCACTCACTGCGTCCTGCTCACTGAATAAAGAACCTTATAGTGCTATTCCCGATGATGGCATTCTGAAGGATGAAACCAAATGGCCCGCTGCTACTGCCGGTAACTATGCTTTGCTGAAGGAAGAGGATTTTACCCGCAACTATTTTCAGATGGGTGAATTTCCAAGTGATGATATAACGTTGAGTGGTGCTACTACCGACCCGTTGTTTTATTCTTATACCTACGGGCATATCACCAATCAGGGAAATACAAGGCAGATATGGCGTATGGGATACAAAGCGATCAATGGCTGCAACCGGTTACTGGAAGTAATGCCTGAAGGTAAATCCGCCGCTATTGATGAACTGATCGGGGAAAACTTGTTCATCCGCGCGTTTGTACATTTCGGTCTGGTAAGATCCTTTGGACGGCCTTATGCTCAAAGTCCGGAAACTAATTTAGGCGTTCCCGTTATCACCAAATATGATATAACGGCTATGCCTAAACGTAATACGGTAAAAGAGGTATATGCACAGATCGTGGCAGATCTGTCACGTGCCAAAAAACTGATGAACAACGATAATGCCAACAGTTATGCCACCAAAAACGCTGCCATGGCGCTGCTGGCGCGGACGTATCTGTATATGGGCCGCAACGACTCTGCTGCTATCTATGCAGATTCTGTGATCACCTATGGTAAAAAATACCAGCTGGTGAGCACCGGAGAGCTTCCGCGGTACTTTGCCAAAAGCAATGAGAATAATGAAGAGACAATCTTTGCCATCCATCACACCCTGCAGGACGACCGGACATGGAGCTCCATCGGTTCCATGTATTATATGTCTCCGGGTGGCCAAGGATATGGGGAGATATATGCCTCTGATGCTTATCGCGCACTGCTCGACAAACATCCGGAAGATGTAAGGCATGCCTTTGTGCAACCAGTATACCTGAAAGACCAGAACGGTCAGGATTCTCTGGACGCAAATGGTGTGAAAGTGATGGCAAAACGTAACGGAATCAATAAATGGTATATCCTCAAGTACTCCAATCAGGACAACGTACCTACACTGAGTTCGCCTGTAGTACTGCGGCTGGCGGAAATGTACCTGATCAGGGCGGAAGCCAATGCCAAGATGGGTAATGATGCTGCGGCATTGAGTGATGTAAATATCATCCGCACCAGAGCCGGTCTGAGTGGTAATGCCCTCTTCTCTTCCAGCAATATGCTGGGATATACTACTGTGCTGGACGTGGTACTGGACGAGCGCAGGCTGGAACTGGCCTTTGAAACACATCGTGTATTCGACCTTTTCCGGAACAACAAAAACCTTTTCCGTGATTATCCGGGCGTACAGCCAGACCACCCGCAGACAGTGAAATACACCGATGCCAGAGTGGTACACTTTATTCCCGAATCGGAAATCCTGCTGGACCCCAACCTGGTACAGAACCCGATTCAGTAA
- a CDS encoding methylenetetrahydrofolate reductase gives MKVTEHIARAKDTLISFEILPPLKGKSIESIYDHLDPLMEFKPAYINVTYHRSEHMFKKKADGSFDKVEIRKRPGTVGICAAIMNHYTVDAVPHLICGGFSREETENALIDLNFLGIDNVLVLRGDAPKNETFFEADPHGHSYAIELLDQVAHMNNGMYLENDLQGGVKTNFCIGVAGYPEKHFEAPNMQTDMGHLKRKVENGADYIVTQMFFDNQKFFDFVAKCREMGITVPIIPGLKPITSKKQMTILPRIFHVDLPTELSNEILRCKTDKEVEQVGTEWLITQSRELKQFGVPVLHYYTLGKPNVVRKAVEAIM, from the coding sequence ATGAAAGTAACAGAACATATTGCCCGGGCGAAGGATACCCTGATTTCTTTTGAAATCCTCCCCCCGCTGAAAGGTAAAAGCATCGAATCTATTTACGACCATCTGGATCCGTTAATGGAATTCAAGCCGGCCTATATTAACGTGACCTACCACCGCAGTGAGCATATGTTCAAAAAGAAGGCCGACGGCTCTTTTGATAAGGTGGAGATCCGCAAACGCCCCGGTACAGTAGGTATCTGCGCCGCCATCATGAACCACTACACCGTGGATGCCGTCCCTCACCTTATCTGTGGCGGATTTAGCCGGGAGGAAACGGAAAATGCCCTTATAGACCTGAATTTTTTAGGAATAGATAACGTATTGGTACTCAGAGGAGATGCCCCTAAAAACGAAACGTTCTTCGAAGCCGACCCGCATGGGCATAGTTATGCGATTGAGCTGCTGGACCAGGTAGCACATATGAATAATGGGATGTACCTGGAAAACGATCTGCAGGGCGGTGTAAAAACCAATTTCTGCATCGGTGTGGCCGGTTATCCGGAAAAACACTTTGAAGCACCCAATATGCAGACTGACATGGGACATCTGAAGCGCAAAGTGGAAAACGGAGCAGATTATATCGTTACTCAGATGTTCTTCGATAATCAGAAATTTTTTGATTTTGTGGCCAAATGCCGTGAAATGGGCATCACTGTGCCGATCATACCAGGACTGAAGCCAATCACTTCCAAAAAGCAGATGACCATACTGCCGCGTATTTTCCACGTAGACCTGCCTACAGAGCTGTCTAACGAGATACTGCGCTGTAAAACGGACAAAGAAGTAGAACAGGTGGGCACCGAATGGCTGATTACCCAGTCCAGGGAGCTCAAACAGTTTGGTGTTCCGGTACTGCACTACTATACGCTGGGCAAGCCCAATGTGGTACGCAAAGCGGTGGAAGCCATCATGTAA
- the lptB gene encoding LPS export ABC transporter ATP-binding protein, protein MALRIHTDQLVKRYGARTVVNHVSVEVSQGEIVGLLGPNGAGKTTSFYMVVGLIKPDQGNVYLDDINITKLPMYKRAKMGIGYLPQEASVFRKLSVEDNIAAVLEMTDLKKAAQKEKLEALLSEFRLQHVRKSPGDVLSGGERRRTEIARALAVDPKFILLDEPFAGIDPIAVEDIQSIVAKLKYKNIGILITDHNVQETLSITDRAYLLFEGKILKSGSAEELAEDEQVRKVYLGQNFVLRRKNYLDEAAKQ, encoded by the coding sequence ATGGCATTAAGAATACATACGGACCAGCTGGTAAAGCGCTATGGGGCCAGAACAGTGGTAAACCACGTGTCTGTGGAAGTATCCCAGGGGGAGATAGTAGGGCTGCTCGGCCCTAACGGGGCGGGTAAAACCACCTCCTTTTACATGGTAGTAGGGCTTATCAAGCCAGACCAGGGCAATGTGTACCTGGATGATATCAATATCACCAAGTTACCCATGTATAAAAGGGCTAAAATGGGGATAGGGTACCTGCCACAGGAAGCTTCGGTTTTCCGGAAACTCAGTGTGGAAGATAATATCGCCGCCGTACTGGAGATGACCGATCTGAAAAAGGCTGCCCAGAAAGAAAAGCTGGAAGCACTCTTAAGTGAATTCCGCCTGCAGCACGTCCGTAAAAGCCCCGGAGACGTATTGAGCGGGGGAGAGCGCCGCCGTACCGAAATTGCCCGGGCACTGGCCGTAGATCCCAAGTTTATCCTGCTCGATGAACCTTTTGCCGGTATCGACCCTATCGCTGTGGAAGATATCCAGTCTATCGTAGCTAAACTCAAATACAAGAATATCGGTATCCTGATCACAGACCACAACGTGCAGGAAACCTTGTCCATTACCGACAGGGCCTATTTATTGTTTGAAGGGAAAATCCTCAAATCCGGGTCAGCCGAAGAACTGGCCGAGGATGAACAGGTGAGAAAAGTGTATCTTGGCCAGAATTTCGTTCTGCGGAGAAAGAATTATCTGGACGAAGCAGCTAAACAATAA
- a CDS encoding TonB-dependent receptor: protein MMRMTGLLIFGSILQVSATISAQEKISELHVENKTVREVFKVIENSCSYRFFYNENFADLNRSVSVDVKNKKINDVLSQLLSSANVTYRVLENNLVVITPVNNQQMKVTGRVTDAATNEPLPGVTITIEGATGGAVTDASGHYTVQVPSGNSMLIVSFMGYVQQKVPVNNRTEINVKLEGDTKKLEEVVVMGYTTTTVKNLTGSAQSVGGAKLKDVQATSVDKMLQGKVSGVFVGNSSGDPAAAPVIRIRGNGTLTAGNAPLVVVDGIIGGLPNPSDIETVTVLKDAAATTLYGARAANGVMVITTKRGKAGKTQVNFRTNVGTAQLNTGHFHLMDGAQLYDLQTAAGRSLDPSLKGINTNWQKLAFQNASNQNYELSTSGGNEKTKFYLGGNYYKEDGILKGTGVERFSARLNIDHNITEKLRVSANFAGVQQSDRDNSGGSLYQYYTNLPWDQAYDQQGKPVNPLEAANWYGRDMSNFLYDQQYNYDKNKRQSLEGLLKLEYDITKWLSFSTTNRAQYYHYRNESNGDVRTSAGSDDRGNLYNYYQDSSAYISSNLLKARYTINKVHNIDGLVGAEFQQVNLNSINAKGKGILAGKDILGATSSPMSIGGGKTDRAFNSYFIQANYNYNYKYYFTSSFRRDGSSKFGANQQYGNFYAFGASWAASEENFIKQIKAITNLKIRASYGTTGNAEIGDYAAIGAYAINTQYNGFPGAYPGVYNVPNLSWEKAYNTNIGFDLGLFNRINLTVDLYQKDSKDLLFNVPLPGTAGYSFIAQNVGSVRNKGIEINLSTDNFVGEFKWTTDFNIGFNKNSVQDLYGGKSYITDPLSGYFILQKGQDMRSFYMRKWAGVDPANGNPMWEKLTTDAEGKVTRTTTSNYNEATLQVVGTATPKFFGGMRNVWSYKNFQLSAFLAFVSGNDVYNSTRELMDNDGAYYTYNMMQLDKGWNRWQNPGDVATHPKYKIGGNKNAHKPSSRFLENGSYLRLRNVNLSYSLPKQWLDRARINNVRVSVGGDNLWTLTKFSGIDPEVDDRGINGTKYPMSTKWFAGLEINF from the coding sequence ATGATGAGAATGACGGGGTTGCTGATTTTCGGAAGTATCCTGCAAGTATCTGCTACCATTTCCGCTCAGGAAAAAATCAGTGAATTACACGTAGAAAACAAAACTGTCCGTGAAGTTTTCAAGGTTATTGAAAACTCCTGCAGCTATCGCTTTTTTTACAACGAAAACTTCGCTGACCTCAACAGGTCAGTTTCTGTCGATGTAAAAAACAAAAAAATAAATGATGTCCTCAGTCAGCTGCTTTCCAGCGCCAATGTTACTTATCGGGTACTGGAAAACAACCTGGTGGTGATCACTCCTGTTAACAACCAGCAGATGAAAGTCACCGGACGAGTGACAGATGCGGCTACCAATGAGCCACTGCCAGGTGTTACCATTACCATAGAAGGCGCTACAGGTGGTGCTGTAACGGATGCCAGCGGTCACTATACCGTACAGGTACCCTCCGGCAACAGTATGCTCATTGTCTCCTTTATGGGATATGTGCAGCAGAAAGTGCCCGTAAACAACCGGACTGAAATTAATGTGAAGCTCGAAGGCGACACTAAAAAACTGGAAGAGGTGGTAGTAATGGGATATACCACCACTACTGTTAAAAACCTTACTGGTTCAGCTCAGTCAGTAGGTGGTGCCAAACTGAAGGATGTACAGGCTACCAGCGTAGATAAAATGCTGCAGGGTAAAGTAAGTGGTGTATTCGTTGGCAATAGCTCCGGCGATCCCGCTGCTGCTCCTGTAATCCGTATCCGTGGCAATGGTACACTCACTGCCGGTAACGCTCCGCTGGTAGTGGTAGACGGTATCATCGGTGGCCTGCCCAACCCCAGCGATATCGAAACCGTGACCGTTCTCAAGGATGCAGCAGCTACCACATTGTATGGTGCCCGTGCTGCCAATGGTGTAATGGTCATCACCACTAAAAGAGGTAAAGCGGGTAAAACACAGGTGAATTTCCGTACCAACGTGGGAACCGCCCAGCTCAATACCGGCCATTTCCACCTGATGGATGGTGCTCAGCTCTATGACCTGCAAACTGCAGCAGGCAGAAGCCTGGACCCTTCTCTCAAAGGCATCAATACCAACTGGCAAAAACTCGCCTTCCAGAATGCTTCCAACCAGAACTATGAACTTTCTACCAGCGGTGGCAACGAAAAAACAAAGTTCTACCTCGGTGGTAACTACTACAAAGAAGATGGTATCCTGAAAGGAACAGGCGTAGAGCGTTTCAGCGCAAGACTGAACATCGATCATAACATCACGGAAAAACTCCGTGTCAGCGCTAATTTCGCGGGTGTCCAGCAATCAGACCGGGACAATTCCGGTGGATCATTGTACCAGTATTACACCAACCTGCCCTGGGACCAGGCCTACGATCAGCAAGGCAAACCCGTGAACCCACTGGAAGCTGCCAACTGGTATGGCCGTGATATGTCCAACTTCCTGTATGATCAGCAATACAACTACGATAAAAATAAAAGACAGTCACTCGAAGGATTGCTGAAACTGGAATACGACATTACCAAATGGTTGTCTTTCAGCACCACCAACCGTGCGCAGTATTATCATTACCGCAATGAAAGTAATGGTGACGTGAGAACTTCCGCTGGTTCAGATGATCGGGGTAACCTGTATAACTATTACCAGGATTCTTCCGCGTACATCAGTTCCAACCTGTTGAAGGCCCGTTACACCATCAATAAGGTACATAATATCGATGGACTGGTAGGCGCTGAATTCCAGCAGGTCAACCTGAACAGCATCAACGCAAAAGGAAAGGGTATTCTCGCTGGTAAAGATATACTGGGTGCCACTTCTTCCCCCATGTCTATTGGCGGAGGTAAAACTGATCGCGCATTCAACTCTTATTTTATTCAGGCCAACTATAACTACAACTACAAATACTATTTCACTTCTTCTTTCAGAAGAGACGGCTCTTCCAAATTCGGCGCTAACCAGCAGTATGGCAACTTCTACGCGTTTGGTGCATCCTGGGCTGCCTCCGAAGAAAACTTTATCAAACAAATCAAGGCTATTACCAACCTGAAAATACGTGCCAGCTACGGTACTACGGGTAATGCTGAAATCGGCGACTATGCTGCTATCGGCGCATATGCCATCAATACACAGTACAACGGATTCCCTGGTGCATATCCAGGCGTTTACAATGTGCCTAACCTGTCCTGGGAAAAAGCCTACAATACCAACATCGGTTTTGATCTCGGGCTGTTTAACCGTATCAACCTGACAGTTGACCTGTATCAGAAAGACAGCAAAGACCTGCTGTTCAACGTACCGCTGCCTGGTACCGCTGGCTATAGCTTCATCGCTCAAAACGTAGGTAGTGTCAGGAACAAAGGGATAGAAATCAACCTGAGTACTGATAACTTCGTAGGGGAATTTAAATGGACTACAGATTTCAATATCGGCTTCAACAAAAACAGTGTACAGGACCTCTATGGTGGAAAAAGTTATATCACCGATCCGCTGAGTGGCTATTTCATTTTGCAGAAAGGCCAGGATATGCGCAGCTTCTATATGCGTAAATGGGCAGGCGTAGACCCGGCCAATGGTAATCCAATGTGGGAAAAGCTTACAACAGATGCTGAAGGAAAGGTTACACGCACCACTACCAGCAACTATAACGAGGCTACCCTTCAGGTGGTGGGTACTGCAACGCCTAAATTCTTTGGCGGTATGCGCAACGTATGGTCTTATAAAAACTTCCAGTTATCAGCCTTCCTGGCTTTTGTATCGGGTAATGACGTATACAATAGCACCCGTGAGCTGATGGACAACGACGGCGCTTATTATACCTACAACATGATGCAGCTCGATAAAGGCTGGAACCGTTGGCAGAACCCTGGTGATGTTGCTACCCATCCGAAGTATAAAATCGGCGGCAACAAGAATGCACACAAACCATCTTCCAGATTCCTGGAGAATGGTAGTTATCTCCGTCTGAGGAATGTGAACCTGAGTTATTCACTGCCTAAACAATGGCTGGACCGCGCCCGCATAAACAACGTACGGGTGTCTGTTGGTGGTGATAACCTGTGGACCCTTACCAAATTCTCCGGCATTGATCCGGAAGTGGACGACAGAGGTATTAATGGTACTAAATATCCTATGAGTACCAAGTGGTTTGCCGGACTGGAAATCAATTTTTAA
- a CDS encoding FecR family protein, producing MQPNYSNGQMDDLITQFLSGNISTEDQRALEEWIDASPDNRAYFTALRDVWMATATPGHYTADAAWHELQQINAPVSIKRWKQVLRMAASFTLPFVLGGGVVFAWLSLKKGDNGQGLVTVTSPKGATTKIELSDGTEVWLNAGSSLQYASSFNNHSREVKLEGEAFFKVHTDSRKPFTVNAADLKILALGTSFNVKAYPEDKGVVTTLVDGAVRIDGSQTASPFKIMLKPHQHVVYKQPATITGNNQKGITAGTAASITPVETREVSNTEIYTAWKDGNWIVTSQSLEELAITMERRFNVNVIFKDEALKTFRFSGTFRQETLEQVLNILKLTAPLDYKIEEGTVTIREDKALKEKYANALRNGK from the coding sequence ATGCAGCCTAACTATTCAAATGGGCAGATGGATGACCTGATCACACAATTTTTGTCTGGCAACATCTCCACGGAAGACCAAAGAGCGCTGGAAGAATGGATCGACGCCAGCCCGGACAACCGCGCGTACTTTACAGCGCTGCGGGATGTTTGGATGGCCACCGCCACCCCCGGGCATTATACTGCTGATGCGGCCTGGCACGAGCTCCAACAGATCAATGCTCCGGTATCCATAAAAAGATGGAAACAGGTGCTGCGAATGGCAGCCTCTTTTACACTTCCTTTTGTATTGGGTGGCGGCGTAGTGTTTGCCTGGCTCTCTCTTAAAAAAGGAGACAATGGACAGGGACTGGTGACAGTGACCAGCCCTAAAGGAGCAACCACCAAAATAGAACTGTCTGATGGTACAGAAGTATGGCTGAATGCCGGTAGCAGCCTGCAATACGCCTCTTCTTTCAATAACCACAGCAGGGAGGTGAAACTGGAAGGAGAAGCTTTTTTTAAGGTTCATACCGATTCACGGAAACCTTTTACGGTAAATGCAGCTGATCTGAAAATACTGGCGCTGGGGACCTCCTTCAACGTGAAGGCATATCCGGAAGACAAAGGTGTAGTGACCACACTGGTGGACGGAGCAGTAAGAATTGACGGCAGTCAGACAGCCAGTCCATTCAAAATAATGCTGAAACCGCACCAGCACGTTGTGTATAAACAACCAGCCACCATCACAGGTAACAACCAAAAGGGAATAACTGCCGGAACAGCAGCTTCCATCACCCCTGTAGAAACCAGAGAGGTGAGCAACACAGAGATATACACAGCCTGGAAAGATGGAAACTGGATCGTTACCAGTCAATCACTGGAAGAACTGGCCATCACCATGGAACGCAGGTTTAATGTAAACGTGATCTTTAAAGATGAAGCACTCAAAACATTCCGCTTCAGCGGTACATTCCGCCAGGAGACACTGGAGCAGGTGCTCAATATTCTGAAACTCACCGCACCACTGGACTATAAAATAGAAGAAGGAACAGTAACCATCAGAGAGGACAAAGCACTGAAAGAAAAATATGCCAACGCCCTGCGAAACGGTAAATAA